A DNA window from Rubripirellula tenax contains the following coding sequences:
- a CDS encoding sugar phosphate isomerase/epimerase family protein, whose protein sequence is MKSCITISLVEEARGGPFVLWDGLEKSIAFAAELGYDAVEIFAADFAGGPESIDAAALKSMLDNAGLKCAAFGTGAGWVKHKLQLADPDAGRRSTARDFVRTIIDFAGQFGASAIIGSMQGPSGHTGDLETARGYLCEALQDGGAHAVQYGVPLIYEPLNRYETRQCCTVAQGVSMLESLATDNVRLLCDLFHMNIEESSIADALITGGKHVGHIHFVDSNRRPVGLGHMQFGPIIAALRKIGYDGYLCAEAFPFPDPHEAARQTMRAYRYWTGT, encoded by the coding sequence ATGAAGTCTTGCATCACCATCAGCCTTGTCGAAGAAGCCCGCGGCGGACCGTTTGTCCTTTGGGATGGACTCGAAAAATCGATCGCCTTCGCGGCCGAATTGGGTTACGACGCGGTCGAGATTTTCGCGGCGGATTTTGCCGGCGGCCCTGAATCGATCGACGCGGCCGCGCTGAAATCGATGTTGGACAATGCGGGTTTGAAATGTGCCGCGTTCGGGACGGGTGCCGGTTGGGTGAAACATAAGTTGCAGTTGGCCGACCCCGACGCAGGCCGACGTTCGACGGCGAGAGACTTCGTTCGCACCATCATCGACTTTGCCGGCCAATTTGGGGCCAGCGCGATCATCGGATCGATGCAGGGGCCGAGCGGTCACACCGGCGATCTGGAAACGGCGCGAGGCTATCTGTGCGAAGCACTCCAGGATGGCGGTGCTCACGCGGTCCAGTACGGCGTCCCGCTGATCTACGAACCGCTGAACCGTTACGAGACGCGGCAATGCTGTACGGTCGCCCAGGGTGTATCGATGCTGGAGTCGCTGGCGACCGACAACGTGCGTCTGTTGTGCGACCTATTCCACATGAATATCGAAGAATCTAGCATCGCGGATGCCCTGATTACCGGTGGAAAACATGTCGGACATATCCACTTCGTCGACAGCAATCGCCGGCCCGTTGGACTGGGGCACATGCAGTTTGGTCCCATCATCGCCGCACTCAGGAAAATCGGATACGACGGCTATTTGTGCGCCGAGGCGTTTCCATTCCCCGATCCGCACGAAGCAGCCCGACAAACGATGCGGGCATACCGCTATTGGACCGGCACTTGA
- a CDS encoding aldo/keto reductase, producing the protein MEKRHLAGTDLDLPVLGFGASSIGAEFRKIDLGDALQAVHVALDRGMNYIDTAAYYGRGMSELMLGRVLPEIPRDSYAISTKLGRFAPAHFDFSARRVAESIDISLERMRIDHIDIVFCHDIEFVDLDQIVNETLPALRKEVEKGKVRYIGVSGYPMKMFTEMIRRTDLDVVLTYNHYTLQNDMALALVEPCKAKNVGLINAAPFSARLLTDATLPVWHKATPEVREVAAKASAHCKAAGTDIAKLALQYSCANKEFASCVTGSANPERVSQWCDWLDEPMDETLVAEVKKILKPIHNWVYVEGRPENNDA; encoded by the coding sequence ATGGAAAAGCGTCATCTCGCGGGCACCGATCTGGACCTCCCCGTACTCGGATTTGGTGCCTCGTCGATCGGCGCCGAGTTCAGGAAGATTGATCTCGGCGACGCCTTGCAAGCCGTCCACGTCGCGCTCGATCGTGGCATGAATTACATCGACACCGCGGCGTACTACGGTCGCGGCATGAGCGAATTGATGTTGGGGCGGGTGCTGCCCGAGATCCCGCGCGACTCGTACGCGATCAGCACCAAGCTGGGACGGTTCGCGCCAGCCCACTTCGATTTCAGTGCTCGCCGAGTCGCCGAAAGTATCGACATCTCGTTGGAACGGATGCGGATCGATCACATCGATATTGTCTTCTGTCACGACATCGAATTTGTCGACCTGGACCAGATCGTCAATGAAACGCTGCCGGCATTGCGGAAGGAAGTCGAAAAGGGAAAGGTCCGGTACATCGGCGTCAGCGGTTACCCGATGAAGATGTTCACCGAAATGATTCGGCGAACCGACTTGGACGTCGTGCTGACGTACAACCACTACACCCTTCAAAACGACATGGCGCTGGCACTGGTCGAACCCTGCAAAGCGAAGAACGTGGGCCTGATCAACGCGGCCCCGTTCTCGGCGCGTTTATTGACCGATGCAACATTGCCCGTGTGGCACAAAGCAACGCCGGAAGTTCGCGAAGTCGCCGCCAAGGCCAGCGCGCACTGCAAAGCGGCGGGCACCGACATCGCCAAGTTGGCGCTGCAATACAGTTGCGCCAACAAGGAATTCGCAAGCTGTGTGACGGGTTCGGCCAACCCCGAACGCGTGTCCCAGTGGTGTGATTGGCTGGACGAACCCATGGACGAAACTTTGGTGGCAGAAGTCAAGAAAATTTTGAAGCCGATTCACAATTGGGTGTACGTCGAAGGACGCCCCGAAAACAACGACGCCTAG
- a CDS encoding sigma-70 family RNA polymerase sigma factor, with the protein MHEDYRDVKIKELRDQLTRFAPKAKKLEQANLAEKLYGEIEADRSYAFDYLCFRITNYRPEKATRHSIAEADLKHDLRLLIEDLSDSADVEVNEAGEPVHTVDELSKMFRVSTKTISRWRDAGLVSRRMLFGGRKRVGFLHSSVERFVAANRDKIRRGERFSQLTEDEKSEMIERARQMVEAGSTLSEVTRQLANQMGRSPETIRYTLKNFDADHQTVAIFPSHRGVLTEDDKRAIFKLHTHGASVPQLCKRFNRTRTSIGRILLDMRLEQIGELPLDHIYNEDFDDVSREAEYLGPLPEPATAPRKVRVPAGLPSYLAALYDVALLTREQEYHLFRQMNYYKHKASRLRDSLETAEANKTAIMDEIDDLYEAAVLVKNKIVQSNLRLVVSIAKRHVASTDDFFGLVSDGNMSLIRAAEKFDYSRGNKFSTYASWAIMKNFARTIPSEYKHRDRFRTTTEELFVSRQDERMDPYAEETVQKTRQRELSKILNRLDEREQKIITARFGLGRGSEPLTLKQVGEEMGVTKERIRQLEARALSKLREAADEAKIDIELGA; encoded by the coding sequence ATGCACGAAGATTATCGCGACGTGAAAATCAAGGAACTACGAGACCAACTGACTCGCTTTGCCCCCAAGGCAAAGAAGCTCGAGCAGGCTAACCTTGCAGAAAAACTGTACGGCGAGATCGAAGCCGATCGCTCCTACGCTTTTGATTACCTCTGTTTCCGAATCACCAACTATCGACCCGAAAAGGCGACCCGGCACAGCATCGCCGAAGCCGATCTGAAGCACGATCTGCGACTGTTGATCGAAGACCTCAGCGATTCGGCCGACGTCGAAGTCAACGAGGCCGGCGAACCGGTTCACACGGTCGATGAACTCAGCAAGATGTTTCGGGTTTCCACCAAGACAATCAGCCGCTGGCGTGACGCCGGTTTGGTCAGCCGTCGAATGTTGTTCGGCGGACGCAAACGCGTCGGATTCTTGCACAGCAGTGTCGAGCGATTCGTCGCCGCCAATCGTGACAAGATCCGTCGCGGCGAACGATTCAGCCAACTGACCGAAGACGAGAAGAGCGAGATGATCGAACGGGCTCGTCAAATGGTCGAGGCCGGATCGACGTTGTCGGAAGTCACTCGTCAACTCGCCAATCAAATGGGTCGCAGCCCTGAAACGATTCGCTACACATTGAAAAATTTCGACGCCGATCATCAAACCGTCGCGATCTTCCCGAGCCATCGCGGTGTGTTGACCGAAGACGACAAGCGAGCGATCTTCAAACTGCATACGCACGGTGCGTCCGTGCCACAATTGTGCAAGCGATTCAACCGCACGCGGACCAGCATCGGACGCATCCTGCTGGATATGCGATTGGAACAGATTGGCGAATTGCCGCTGGACCATATCTACAACGAGGACTTTGACGACGTTTCGCGAGAAGCCGAATACCTTGGCCCGCTGCCCGAACCGGCTACGGCGCCGCGCAAGGTACGTGTGCCTGCGGGGCTTCCAAGTTACTTGGCGGCGCTTTACGACGTGGCCCTTTTGACACGCGAACAGGAATACCACCTGTTCCGTCAAATGAACTACTACAAGCACAAAGCGAGTCGCTTGCGTGACAGTTTGGAAACAGCCGAAGCCAACAAAACGGCGATCATGGACGAGATCGATGATCTTTACGAAGCCGCCGTGTTGGTCAAGAACAAGATCGTGCAAAGCAACTTGCGTTTGGTCGTTTCGATCGCCAAGCGTCACGTCGCCAGCACCGATGACTTCTTTGGTTTGGTGTCCGACGGCAACATGTCGTTGATTCGCGCCGCCGAGAAGTTCGACTATTCGCGAGGCAATAAGTTTAGCACGTATGCATCGTGGGCGATCATGAAAAACTTCGCTCGCACGATCCCCAGCGAGTACAAGCACCGCGATCGCTTCCGAACCACGACCGAAGAGTTGTTCGTGTCTCGCCAAGACGAACGAATGGATCCGTATGCCGAAGAAACGGTCCAGAAGACTCGCCAACGCGAGCTTTCCAAGATCCTCAATCGCTTGGACGAACGCGAGCAAAAGATCATCACCGCACGATTCGGCCTCGGCCGCGGCAGCGAACCGCTGACGTTGAAGCAAGTCGGTGAAGAAATGGGCGTTACTAAAGAACGCATTCGTCAACTGGAAGCTCGCGCATTGTCGAAACTGCGTGAAGCAGCCGACGAAGCCAAGATTGACATCGAATTGGGTGCATAA